Proteins from one Ahaetulla prasina isolate Xishuangbanna chromosome 2, ASM2864084v1, whole genome shotgun sequence genomic window:
- the RXFP3 gene encoding relaxin-3 receptor 1, translated as MDALCEYSYCSLAASLKEAEAGELNPFPSQLEERLLSNGTNESLQEFWKSFLNLERADGLQGGSSILLRIFISIIYSVVCALGLVGNLLVLYLMKSKWKKSSINLFVTCLAVTDFQFVLTLPFWAVENALDFTWLFGKVMCKMLSYVTAMNMYASVFFLTAMSIARYHAVASALKSRRQGGLLDGCSSAKWLCALIWILAILASLPNGIFSTTSTIFGEELCLVKIPDSQGNNTPFWLGLYHAQKVLLGFLLPLTIITLCYLLLVRFISDRHVGAGSCGPSTKRRSKVTKSVTIVVLSFFLCWLPNQALTTWGVLIKLNLLHFSHAYFLSQAYLFPITVCLAHSNSCLNPIFYCLMRREFRKALKKLLWRIASPSTTTMRPFTATTKPEQEEQALKNLMTIQPASSSAPPPPPSAKAGDVPDATCYPPGVVMYSSCSNIFPPITSNELRC; from the coding sequence ATGGATGCCCTGTGTGAATATAGCTACTGCTCGCTTGCAGCTAGCTTAAAGGAAGCCGAAGCCGGAGAACTCAACCCTTTCCCCAGCCAGCTAGAAGAGAGGCTGTTAAGCAATGGCACCAACGAGTCCCTGCAGGAGTTCTGGAAGAGCTTCCTCAACCTCGAGAGAGCAGATGGATTACAGGGAGGCAGTTCTATCCTCCTACGGATCTTCATCTCCATCATCTACTCTGTGGTGTGCGCCCTCGGTCTAGTTGGCAATTTGCTGGTGCTCTACCTGATGAAAAGCAAATGGAAAAAGTCTTCCATCAATCTCTTCGTGACCTGTTTGGCAGTGACCGATTTCCAATTTGTCCTGACTTTGCCCTTCTGGGCAGTAGAGAATGCTCTGGATTTCACCTGGCTCTTTGGCAAAGTTATGTGCAAGATGCTTTCCTATGTGACAGCCATGAACATGTATGCCAGTGTCTTCTTCCTCACTGCCATGAGTATTGCCCGCTACCATGCGGTGGCCTCTGCCCTGAAAAGCAGGAGGCAAGGAGGGCTCTTGGATGGCTGCTCTTCAGCTAAATGGTTGTGTGCCCTAATATGGATCCTAGCCATTCTAGCTTCTCTGCCCAATGgcattttctccaccacctccaCTATCTTCGGCGAAGAACTCTGTCTGGTCAAGATACCTGATAGCCAAGGCAACAACACTCCATTCTGGTTGGGGCTCTACCATGCCCAGAAAGTCCTACTGGGCTTTCTGTTGCCTTTGACCATCATTACCCTTTGCTACCTTTTGCTGGTGCGCTTCATCAGTGacagacatgtgggtgctggttCCTGTGGGCCAAGCACTAAGCGCCGATCCAAGGTGACCAAATCAGTGACCATTGTGGTACTGTCTTTCTTCCTTTGCTGGCTGCCCAACCAGGCACTCACCACCTGGGGTGTCCTCATCAAGCTGAACCTTCTGCACTTCAGCCATGCCTACTTTCTCTCTCAGGCATACCTCTTCCCCATCACCGTCTGCCTGGCACATTCCAACAGCTGCCTCAACCCCATCTTCTACTGCCTCATGCGCAGGGAATTCCGTAAAGCCCTCAAGAAGCTGTTGTGGAGGATTGCTTCAccctccaccaccaccatgcGCCCATTCACTGCTACCACCAAGCCAGAGCAGGAAGAGCAGGCACTGAAGAACCTGATGACCATTCAACCCGCAAGcagttcagctcctcctcctcctccttctgctaaAGCAGGAGATGTTCCTGATGCCACCTGCTATCCCCCTGGGGTGGTGATGTATAGTAGCTGCTCTAATATCTTTCCACCCATCACCTCCAATGAGCTGCGCTGTTGA